The Candidatus Defluviibacterium haderslevense DNA window GAGGTATGAATCAAAAGGGGTTTTGGTTGTGGACCAGTTGCAAATGGTAGATAGTGCTTATTTTACAGATAAAACATGGACTACTGAACATTATAATGAGACCGGTAGAAAAATAATAGCTCGAAATTTAGCTTATGAACTTCAACAATATCATCCGAATCAATTTATAGATCATCAAAAAAACATCCTTAAAGGTCGAGTACTCAAATCTAATTGTGAAGGGCATGTTCAATGGTCACAGGTTCAGACACTTTCTGAGGAAATGTTTTTTAGCCCCAATCGTTCTTCAAAAGTAAATTCCATACATCCGTATAGTTTAACCCTGGAACAAAAAATAGAAGAAGTTTCTGATTCAAGTATTAGATCTATAATCTTCAATACTAAACTTTACAAGACTAATATTAATTCTACTCCAAAGTTAATTTTAGAAATTGATTCAAATGGAAAGCAATCCTATTGGACGGGTGTCGATATTAATACTATGTCTTCAGAAGCTTGTAAATGGTTAGATATTGAACAAACTTTTTTAGTAAGTGGACTTATTTCTACCGGAGATGTCATCAAAATTTATCTTTTCAATGAGTCAAGTTCACCCGTATATGTGGATGATTTTAGAGTCAGTTTTTTATAAATTATAAATATCGCCTATTTCTGTCTTAAGGTCGTAAAAAATTGACTTAAAAGTGCTTCACTTTGCTCACTTTCCAAGCCAAATTGGATATTGGTTTTTGGATGTAGAAGATCTTTTCCATATCTCATGAAGCCTTGTTTTTGATCTTCAGCAGCATATATCACTTTGCCAATTTGTGACCACCGAAGTGCTCCTGCACACATTACACAAGGCTCTAAAGTAACATATAAAGTACAGCCTTTCAGATATTTACTTCCTAGAAATTCCGCTCCAGCCGTAATAGCCAGCATTTCTGCATGAGCCGTTACATCATTAAGCAATTCGGTTTGATTATGTGTTTTGGCTAAAATTTGATTTTTATAAACCAAAACGGCCCCAATAGGTATTTCCCCCGCTAAAGCTGCAATTTTAGCTTCAGCAAGTGCCAATTTCATAAAATGTGCATCACTAAAAATACTTAACACGATATGGATCGATTTTTGTGTTTAAGAATCCGTAAAGATATATCTTTGCACATGGAATCAAACTTCTTTGCACATTACTTTCCTTCTCAGGAAGCCCTGACCTTTGATGATGTACTTCTTGTTCCCGCTTATTCAGAGGTTTTACCCCGGGATGCAGATATCAGCACTTTACTGACAACTGATTTAAGACTTAATGTTCCCATCATTTCTGCGGCCATGGATACGGTTACAGAAAAAGATCTCGCTATTGCAATGGCCAGGGGAGGAGGCATAGGAATTATCCATAAAAACATGCCAATTGAAGCCCAGGCAGATCAAGTAAGGAGTGTCAAAAGATCTGAAAGCGGAATGATCATAGATCCAGTAACTTTAGAAGCTTCTGCAAAAGTCAAACAAGCCATTGAATTAATGACCCTACATCGAATTGGAGGCATTCCTGTTGTGGATAAAAAAAATAAACTCGTGGGTATCCTTACCAATAGAGATCTAAGATTCGAAGCGCATCCAAAAAGATCTATTAGTGAGATTATGACAACCGAAAACCTTATAACAGCTCCTATCGGTACAACTTTAGAACAAGCTAAGGAAATTCTTCAAAGATATAAAATTGAAAAATTACCGGTAACAAAAAAAGATGGAACCCTGGCCGGTTTAATCACTTATAAAGATATAATGAAACTAGAGAGTTATCCACTCTCATGCAAGGATAGTTTAGGCAGACTCGTTGTTGGGGCTGCTGTAGGTATTGCCTCAGACACCATGGATCGTGTGGAAGCCCTTTTAAATATGGATGTCGATGTAATTTGTATTGATACCGCTCATGGACATTCCAAAGGTGTTTTAGATATGGTAAAAAATGTTCGTAAGACTTTCAAGCATATTCAAATAATTGCTGGAAATGTGGCCACTGGTGAAGGTGCATTAGCACTAGCCAATGCAGGAGCTAATGCTGTTAAAGTTGGCGTAGGTCCTGGCAGTATATGCACTACACGGGTAGTTGCAGGAGTTGGAGTGCCTCAACTAACAGCTATTTCTCTAGCAGCTCATGCTTTGGCAAAAAAAGGAATTCCTGTGATTGGTGATGGCGGAATTAGGTATACCGGAGATATTCCGAAGGCTATCGCAGCAGGAGCCTATTCCGTTATGGGAGGTTCGTTATTTGCCGGTACAGAAGAAGCTCCAGGTGAAACCATAATCTTTGAAGGTCGAAAATTTAAGGTGTATCGTGGTATGGGTTCCATCGGAGCTATGCAACAAGGTTCAAAAGATCGGTATTTTCAGGATGTTGAAGACGACATCAAAAAGTTAGTTCCAGAAGGCATTGAAGGTCGATTACCTTATAAAGGCAAAGTTTCCGAAGTCATGGTACAATATATCGGCGGATTAAGAGCTAGTATGGGATATGTAGGAGCAAAAACCATTTCTGATCTTCAAAAAGCAAAAATGGTTAGAATATCAAATAGCGGAATCACAGAATCCCATCCTCATAACATTACCATTACCAAAGAATCACCAAATTATTCAAGGAGATAATCCAATATTTGAATTGATTTTCCGGCATGACAAGCAGCGTATTCATTGTACTTGGCGTCATTCCCTTCGAGGTCTTGTAATAAATTGAGTAAATTTGCAATTCCATAAATTTATCTTTTAAACAATGTTATCATGAAATCATCACTACTTACTGCTCTTTGTATATTTATCTTAAGCCATACTTCCTGGAGTCAAACTATTATTTTTGTTAATATAGCCGCTACCGGAGCCAATAATGGAACTTCTTGGCAAAATGCGTACAAAGACTTACAAGTAGCTATTGATGCTGCAAAAAAGAACAACATACTTTGGGTAGCCAAAGGAACTTATAAACCAGGCAAAGGCTCTGGTAGCATTACCCAATCCTTTGTTGCTAAAAGTGATATTGCCATTTTTGGTGGTTTTAAAGGTACTGAAACGCAGTTTGCCCAAAGAGATTTTAAGACCAATCTAGCGATATTGAGTGGTGATCACGCAGATAATGATGACCCTATTGATAATACGCTAAGAAGAAGTGATAATGCGCAACATGTAATATATGCAGATACCAGTGTGTTGAATTTTATTTTAGATGGCTTGGTAATATCCGGAGGTAATACAGCAGGTGCAGGAGGTGCTAATGATGAACGTAGAGGAGGTGGTTTTTTATGTTATGGTGAGGTCAAAATTAAAAATTGTATTTTTAGAAACAATTATGGCTATTTCGGTGGTGCCTTTTATCCAAGAGCACAAAAGTTGAATTATACTTTAGAAAATTGTACTTTTACTAATAACACTGCCGATGCTGGAGGTGGAGGAGCTTTATATGTTGTTAGCCCAGATGGTATAGGAACCATTACCAATTGTACCTTTGAATTAAATAAAAGCTCTGGTAGTGGCGGAGCTTTGAATGTTCAAATCTCAAAACCAAATTTTAGAAATTGTAAATTTTTATTCAATACAGCTTCAGGTACGGGTGCACGCGGTGGTGCTGTTTTTTCAAGTATTCCAGGATCCAATTATTCCAATTGTGAATTCGCTGGAAATATGGCTACAACTTCAGGGGGAGCTATAAATATTAATGGAGAAGGATATCCATCCATTGTTGATTCTTGTATGTTTACAGATAACGAATCGGGTTTTGGTGGAGCTGTAGCCATGTTTAATGGTAGTAAAAACACAGCTCAAGCCTTAAAAGTAACATTCAATTTTTGTCAATTTGAAAATAATACAGCATCCCTTTCAGGAGGTGCAACTTTATCCGGATTTAAAGCCAATACTATATTTAATGATTGCTCATTCAAGGTTAACATGGCTGGTTTAAGTAGTGGTGGTTTTGGCGGTGCCATTTTTAGTCAAAATGATTCTACTTCAGTTAGCATATTCCGCTCACAATTTGAACTCAACAGTGCCCTAAAAAATGGTGGAGCCTTAAGTGCTATCAATGGTGCTAAAATTAATATAGAAAAATGCAATTTTGAAGGTAACGATGCTGTAAATGGTGGTGCGATAAGTTTTATTGAAGACACCATTGACTTAGTTGGAAGTTTGAGAATCCTGAATTCAAAAATCGAATTTAACCAAGCTAAAGATTATGGTGGTGGTTTATATTTATACAATACCAAAACAGATGTGAATAATTGCATTATTGGAAATAATTCATGCGAAGAAGGAAAAGGATTTGGTGGTGGTTTATCCATAGTACAAGCTAAGAGTCCATCTGTGGCAGTAAAATTTATTAACACAACCATTGCTACAAATAAAGCTAAAAGCGGATTTGGAATTTCTACTTTTACAAATGCAGCAAACTTATTAAAAATTGAATTATTAAATACTATTCTTTACCAACCAGATGGCACAAATTATCAAGTAGAATCGGGTCCTCAGGTCATATTAAGTTTAGGTGGAAACCTGTCATCAGACAAAAGTTTAACCATTTCAGGTACTAATGATATTATAAATACAGATCCACTTTTTGTTAATGCAGGCTTAGAAGATTATCACCTAAAATCTGGCAGTCCTTGTATTAACAAAGGCATTAAAACTGCAGAAGTTTTGTCCTTAGATATTGAGAATAGAATTAGGGATAACTCACCAGATAAAGGTTGCCATGAGTTTGGAGCTCCAGTACCAAACCGTGACCTGGAAATAAATAATTCTCTAGTGATTATGGCATCCAATCAATGCAACACATTACAATTTACAATTGAATCAGATTGGAAAGGAGTAGCTCAATACACTGTTTTTGATGTAACCGGTAAAATAATAATCACTGGACACTTTAATAAATGGTCAACCAAAGAGAATATCATTCATGAGGGTTTAGTATTTATGCCTGGGGTCTATTTCCTTAATGTAGTTCATGATACAACCATCGTTGGTAAATCATTTTTTAGAGACTAATATCATTAGTTAAATTGCCTATCATTGGTTTGCATTTTATTCATAAAAAATAAATTGCAAACCAAACCTTTTTGCATGTGATTTATTATTGGTTTGAGAATACTACAACAGTAGTATTTAGCATCATTGTTACTCTAATCAATTCACTTTGTAGTGATGTGACACATCCATTAAGAATTTCCTACTAATTTATTTTTGAGATAAGGAGCCGTTACTGAATTTGATACATGAACTAGCCCTTCCGGTGGTCCTTCATAAAGTAAGAAACCACCTTTTTTTCCACCTTCAGGACCCAGATCGATAATCCAATCTGCTGTTTTGATGACTTCAATATTATGTTCAATAACCAATACAGAATGTCCTTTTTCAACAAGCCCATGCAGTGCAAATAATAGTTTTTTAATATCATCAAAATGCAATCCCGTTGTGGGTTCATCAAAAATAAAAAATATATGTTTGGTTTGGTCTTCTTGACCTAAATAAAACGCAAGTTTAAGTCGTTGTGCTTCTCCTCCTGAAAGCGTAGAAGATGATTGTCCTAATTTAAGATATCCCAAACCTACATCATCCAATGGCTTTAATTTTTTTACGATTTCTCTTCGGTCTCTAAAAAAATCCAATGCCTCTTCTATACTTAAATTTAAAACATCATTAATGTTCTTTCCTTTATATAATACTTCCAGTATTTCATTTTTGAATCGTTTTCCAAGGCAATCTTCACATAACAATGTTACATCTGCTAAAAATTGCATTTCAACAACAATTTCACCATCACCTTTGCAAGCTTCACATCTTCCACCTTCTACATTGAATGAAAAATGTTTTGCTTGATATGCTCTCATTTTAGCCAATTGTTGATTTCTAAACAAATCTCTGATTTCATCATAGGCTTTGACATAAGTTGCCGGATTGGATCTTGATGATCTTCCAATTCCTTGTTGATTGACCATCTCAACTTGTGCCAATCTTTTAAATGATCCTTCCAACTCTGCACCAAGTAATACATCTTCAGGTGCTGCATCTTCCAATTTTGATCTTAGGAGTGGGTATAGTAATTGTTTAATCAAAGTCGTTTTGCCAGAGCCTGAAACACCTGTAACACAAACCAAGTTATTAAGCGGAATTCGAACGGATATTTGTTTTAAGTTGTGTAATTGTGCATTGCTTAAGGTTAAAAAATCTATAGATTGCCTTCTTATTTTTGGAATTTCTATTTCGTTGATACCTGTTAAATAACTTGCTGTTAGATTTTTTGAACCCAGTTTTTTAAATTCTTTAATAGGTCCGATAAATTCTAACAAGCCTCCATGTATTCCTGCTTTTGGTCCAATATCTATGATGGTATCAGCTTGATGAATTATTTCTTCTTCGTGTTCAATAACAATAACTGTGTTTCCTAAATTACGCAAGTGAAATAAGACTTCGATCAGTTTAGTTGTGTCTTTTGGGTGAAGTCCGATACTGGGTTCATCAAGTATATATAAAGAAGAAGTTAGATTAGACCCTAGCGTCCTGGTGAGATGAATACGTTGAGATTCTCCTCCGCTGAGCGAATTCGCTAATCGATCTAAAGTTAAATACCCAAGTCCAATTTTATTTAAAACCCCAAGTCTATTTTTTATTTCTGTCAAAATACGAACAGAAATGATTTGTTCATTTTCTGTTAATTGTATGGATTCAAAAAATTCAATGAGTTCTTCAACAGGAACAAACATTAAATCTCTAAAATTTTTATCATTAATTTTTATATACAAAGCCTCCGGTCTTAAGCGTCCTCCCAAGCAACTGGTACAGCGTGTACGACCCCGATACCTGGCTAATAAAATACGGTTTTGAATTTTGTAAGTCTTGGATTCAAGTTCTTTGAAAAAAGCGTTGATACCTAAATACTGTTCATGTCCATTCCAAAGTATATCAACTTGTTCAGGAGATAAATTTTTGTATGGCTTGTGCAGTGGAAAATCTATTTTATGTGCTATCTTTAGTAATGGACCCAACCATTCATCCGATCGTTCTCCCTGCCAACATGAAATGACACCTTCATAAACTGATTTTGTTGGATTGACGATAACCTTATTCTCATCCAGTCCAATAATTCGACCATAACCTTCACATTTAGGGCAAGCACCAAATGAATTATTATAATTAAATAAGGCTGCACTGGGCTCATGAAAGGTCATACCATCCAATTCCATTCTAACAGAAAAGACTTTCTCTGTGTCATCATTGACAATAATCCTACATTGTCCATATCCTTCACCTAATACCGTTTGTATGGAATCCGCAATCCGTTTATTAAATTCTTCATCGAATTCTTGAATTATAAATCGATCAACGACTATTCTGTATTTTTCTGAAGCCGGATCGATCACTTTTATCTTAGCTATTTTTTTATCAGATTCAATAAGATCTTGGATCTCAACAAATTGATGGTCTATCAGAGCTCGGGTGTATCCTTTTTGTCCTAAAAATTCAAATTCTTGTTTAAGTGTACGATCGGGATACACTTTTTGAATCGGAAAAACTAAGTAAACTCTATCATTGGGCTTGAGTGATAAAATAAATTGAAGAATATCATGAACCTCATTTTTTTTAACCTCTTGACCAGAAATGGGTGAATAGGTTCTTCCTATCCTGGCAAACAACAACCTCAAATAATCATAAATTTCCGTCAAGGACCCTACTGTAGATCGTGCATTTGTAGAAATTACTTTTTGTTCAATAGCAATTGCAGGACAAAGTCCTTTGATATAATCAACTTCAGGCTTTTTCATTCGATTTAAAAATTGCCTTGCATATGCAGATAAACTCTCCACATACCTGCGTTGACCTTCTGCATATAAGGTATCAACAATTAAAGAAGATTTTCCGGAACCTGAGACACCAGTTACTACTATCAGTTGATTTTTGGGAATGCTAACATCAATATTTCTTAAGTTATTGGAGCGTGCGCCTTTAATCTCAATATATTGAGTTGGTCTGGTCGGTGTTTTAGTTTTAGCCTTAGCCATAGTTTAAAATAACTCGCAAAAAGACGCAATTTTTATGACAATCACAAATAAACCCTTGGATGAATTAAGCCTAGTCTTTATATTTTATCTATACTAGGTACTAGATTTTAATAAATAATTTGAAAATAATAAGAATGGTATTATATTTGCCACACTAATATCGAGTTTGTCTTTGGGTTAAAATTATGTTAAAAAGACCCATTAGATGCAACGAAAGTTATTATTAACGTATCTTTATATCATCAAACTTTTTTTAATCCAAATATAATTCGCCTATAGATTCTAACTTCTACACTTATTTTTAATTATTTTCTTAAATTAAATGGGTATGCAAGTTATTAATCTAACTGATCATGAATTGATCACAGCTTATTTGGACGGTAGTGAAAGAGCCTTTCAAGAATTACTTTCTAGACATCAGCAAAAAATTTACACAGCCATTTATCTTTTTGTCAAAGATCGTGATCTTGCTGAAGATTTATTTCAAGAGGTCTTTATTAAAATTATTGACACATTAAGACGTGGTGGTTACAATCATGAAGGTAAATTCTCTCAATGGGCTGCCCGAATCGCATACAATATGTGTGTTGATCATTTTCGTCGGGGCAAAAGAAGAACCAAGGTGAATAATACAGATGACTTTGATATCTTTGATGTATTGGTTTTACCGGATGATAATCGAGAAGATCAACTCATTATAAGTGAGACCCATGATCGACTTAAACAACTCGTGGACATGTTACCTACAGAACAAAAAGAAGTTGTGATTCTTAGACATTATGCAGATATGAGTTTTAAGGAAATTGCTTCTTTAACCCGGGTTAGTATCAACACAGCTCTCGGTCGGATGCGTTATGCCCTAATCAATATACGAAAAATGATGGAAGAAGGTGCAGTGGTGTTGCAATAATCTAAATGTAATTAAGCAGTGTTTATTTAATTTTTAGTTGATTCATTCAGACACCAGATTTTAGTTTGAATAATAATCTGATTTTGTTATTAATTATTTAATTAACTTATGCATTGTATTGGACTGGGTTCAATCTTCTACTATTTATTAGTTCAAAAATATTAGAACTTTCCAATCAAGATTTAAGACTTTAAATCAGCAGATTTTTTTAGAAGAGATCAGCAGATATGATTGAATGACCATTATTGTTAGCTACACTTTAAAAAATAAATTGTAAATCTCAAGGAAGGGCGCAAACAACTTTATAAAAGAACAAAAATTTTAATTACTGAAAAATACGAATAAGCATTTAATATAAATTTAAGTTTTCAATCTAATATTTATGAAAATTTATTGAAGAGATTGAATTACCAGATTATACAACAATAGAATAATGCATTCCAGTTGTTCTAAATAAAACTTCAAACAGTCCATTTAAAAATAATTTCAGAATCGCAAGAATTTATTAAAAACACAATAGCAGCTTAAGCAAAGCATTAATGGATAAAATTTTACTTTGTTAGAAAAACCAAAACTTAGAATAAGATTATTTTCTTAAAAAAATCCAGAGTCTCAAATGTTTATAAATCATTAAATCAAACTGTTAAAAAGAAAAAAGGGGCCGAAACCGAGCGGTTTCGTCCCCTCTTAATAACACTATGAGAACACCCTAAAGCACAAAGAACGGAATATTTGTAGATTTAATTCATTTATTGAATCATTTTTTTTATAATTTTTTTTATTTTCTATATATATCACTCATTTACAATATTTTATATTTATTTCAACAATCTGTTGATCCGGGAAAAAGAAATATTAAACTAGGAATGTTTCCCAAATTTTATCTTGCGATATTTGTGCGCCCATTTATGTTTAAATGAATAAAAAATCTAACATTTCTTACCAGCGAGCTGACCATACTGGAGCGCTATTACAGAACTTGTATAAACGTTTAGTCTTTCCAAGGCTAGTAGAGGAAAAAATGTTGAATTTACTTAGACAGGGAAGAATTACAAAATGGTTTTCAGGTATTGGTCAGGAAGCTATTTCCGTAGGTGTTACTGCTGCGTTACATTCTGATGAATTTATTTTTCCATTGCACCGAAATTTAGGAGTATTTACAACTAGGGACATGCCATTGGATAGGTTATTTGCCCAATGGCAAGGAAAGATAGCCGGCTATAGCAAAGGTAGAGACCGTTCTTTTCATTTTGGTAATATGGATTATCATATAGTAGGTATGATTTCCCATCTTGGACCGCAATTAACTTTGGCCAATGGCACCGCACTAGCTTCAGTTTTAAAAAAAGAAAAAAAAGTTTCTGTTGCATTTACTGGAGAAGGAGGCACTAGTGAAGGGGATTTTCACGAAGCATTAAATTTGGCTTCTGTTTGGCGACTACCTGTTATATTTATTATTGAGAATAACGGTTACGGATTATCAACACCTACCAACGAGCAATATGCCTGTAAGCATTTAGCAGATAGGGCGATCGGATATGGCATGGAATCCCGGATAATAGATGGCAACAATATTCTTGAAGTTTATTCAACGATAAAAGAAATAGCTGAAGAAATAAGAATAAATCCCAGACCCGTTTTAATAGAATGCATGACCTTTAGAATGCGTGGACATGAGGAAGCATCTGGAATAAAGTATGTACCAAAAGAATTAATATCTGAATGGGCCACCAAAGACCCCATTGAAAATTATGAATTATGGTTAGTTGATGAAGAAATAATGACTCAAGATCAGTGCCATGAAATTCGTTCACATTTTAAAGAGCAAATTCAAAAAGATGTAGAACAAGTTTTTGATTGGGAAGAAGGAGATGCTTCTATAAAAAATGAATTAACGGATGTTTTTGCTCCTTTTCAATTCATTAAACAACAAGCTAAGCCAAATTCAACGAGACAGATCCGCTTTATTGATTCCATTAAAGAAGGTCTGGATCAAGCCATGGAAAAGCATAACAATTTAGTATTAATTGGTCAAGATATAGCTAAATATGGTGGTGTATTTAAGATCACGGAAGGACTCATGGATAAATATGGCTCGTCTCGCGTACGGAATACACCGATTTGTGAATCAGCAATTATTGGAGCTGGTTTAGGTCTTAGTTTAGGAGGATTTAAATCAATGGTAGAAATGCAATTTGCCGATTTCGTGAGTTGTGGTTTTAACCAAATAGTTAATAATTTAGCCAAATTGCATTATCGTTGGGGGGAAAAAGCAGATATGGTCATACGATTACCTGCTGGTGCAGGGACTCAGGCAGGTCCATTTCATTCCCAAACGAATGAAGCTTGGTTTACGCATGTTCCTGGTTTAAAAATAGTATATCCATCGAATCCTTATGATGCCAAAGGTCTTTTATTAACCGCCTTCGAAGATCCTAATCCAGTATTGTTTTTTGAACACAAAGCTTTATACAGATCTATTGAAGGTATTGTACCTGAAGAATACTATAATATTCCTTTTGGTAAGGCTCAATTGATTCGATCAGGTGATGATTTGAGTATTATTACCTATGGTCTAGGTGTCCATTGGGCCATGGAAGCTTGTGAATTAATGCAAATCAATGCAGATGTATTGGATCTAAGAACATTAACTCCATTAGATTATGAAGCTATTCATGCTACTGTAATGAAGACTGGTCGGGTGTGTATTTTACATGAAGACAATTTATTTGGAGGATTGGGAGGTGAGCTTAGTGCTTACATTAATGAACACTTATTCATCCATCTTGATGCACCGGTTGTTCGCTGTGCCTCGGAAAATACCCCAATCCCATTTGCCAAGAGATTGGAAGATATTTATTTAGCCAAAGATAAATTACAAGAAAAACTTAGATATTTGCTCCAATATTAAAATTGATATGATAAACTTAGATAAAATAATAGCCGTTAGCACTCAAAGTAGTTTGTTTTCATTAGTGGCTTCAAGATCAAACGGACTCATATTGGAAGATCTTTCCAATAAGAAACAAAATTTTTTTTCGTCTAGAATTTACCAATTCTCTCCTTTGGAATCGATTGGAATTTATACCTTAACCGACACCATACCATTAAAGGAAGTGTATGAAATTTTTATCTCTAAAAACGAAACAAATCCGATTCCTTTACACAATATACCAGACCCTGAAATTAAATCTTATTTTGAACAGGTATTACCACAATATGATCCCTATAAGGTTCATGTAAAGGATATGAAAAAATGCTTAAAATGGTATCACCAATTGAATCAGTTGGGATATTTCAATGAAGTAAAAGAATAGTCAAGAATGTATAAAGGGAAAAAAGTTGTAGTAGTACTTCCGGCTTATAATGCAGAAAAAACTTTAGAACAGACTTACAATGAAATTCCATTTGATATTGTAGATGAACTAATTCTTTGCGATGATGCCAGTCACGATGCTACTTTTGAATTGGCAAAAAAATTGAATATTCATCATTGTTTGAGACACGAAGAGAATAAGGGTTATGGAGGAAATCAAAAAACATTATATAAAAAAGCTTTAGATATTGGAGCAGATATTATTATAATGCTGCATCCAGATTATCAATATACTCCAAAATTAATACCTGCGATGGTTAATCTTATTGGAGATGATTTATATCCTGTTGTTTTAGCATCTAGAATTCTTGGAAAAGGTGCATTGAAGGGTGGAATGCCCTATTATAAATATGTCTTTAATCGCTTATTAACGATGACTCAAAATCTTTTGGTAAATTATAAATTATCTGAATACCATACTGGATATAGGGCGTTTAACAGAACCGTATTAGAATCCATAGCATTTGAAACTAATTCTGATGACTTTGTTTTTGATAATCAAATGTTATCACAAATCATTTACAAAAAATTTGATATTGCAGAATTGAGTTGCCCTACAAAATATTTTGCGGAGGCATCATCCATTAATTTCAGGCGATCCATGATATATGGATTTGGCGTTTTATTGGTATCGGTAAGACATTTTTTGCAAAGACATCATTTAGCTTCATTTGAAATTTACAAGTAATTTGACTTTTTGAATTATCAAGCTAGGTTTTCATTCTTTCTTTATAATTAAACAATTTATAGAATTATATTTTTATATAACTTACTTTTGTGGGAAGAATTAGAAATCATGGATCGGATTAAAATCAAGGATTTATTATTATCACCAAAATTAGATCAAAGCA harbors:
- a CDS encoding glycosyltransferase family 2 protein, with translation MYKGKKVVVVLPAYNAEKTLEQTYNEIPFDIVDELILCDDASHDATFELAKKLNIHHCLRHEENKGYGGNQKTLYKKALDIGADIIIMLHPDYQYTPKLIPAMVNLIGDDLYPVVLASRILGKGALKGGMPYYKYVFNRLLTMTQNLLVNYKLSEYHTGYRAFNRTVLESIAFETNSDDFVFDNQMLSQIIYKKFDIAELSCPTKYFAEASSINFRRSMIYGFGVLLVSVRHFLQRHHLASFEIYK